From Elusimicrobiota bacterium:
CAGAAGTCGCCTGCCATAAGTTTTGTACATACCAGGGCCATCCCATTGCCACATTATGCTGGCAACAGCGATATCTGTTGTCTGGAGAATAAGTAATCATACGTACTTTGTTGGTATAATCGTGTTTTTCATATTTATCCAATTGAGGTTGATTTGAAGCAGTCAGGTAATGTAAAGCTTTCAGGTCTTTAGTTTGAGAAGCAGGAAAGTGATTAAGTGTAATATCTTCGCACCTGTCGGCGTATTTCGCTTCACCCGTGATTCTTCCAAGGATATAAAAGCTTTTATTAAATTCAACCATCGCACAGGTTTCAAATGCCTGGCGCGGGTCTGTATAACCATGCCGGATTTTTTCATCAGCGCCAAAAATACCTCTCGGTTGTTGTCCCCATGTTCCCATATGCTGGTCATACCAGTAATCGGTCTGTGCCAAATGATAGGGATATTTTGACTGAACATAATAATTACCTGAATAGCGAAATCGCTGGGTAAAATGAACGACATGATGTTCTAACCACTCGTCTGTTGGTGGTTCTATTTGTCGGTAAAATCTCGTTGCAAGGTCTAACAGCCATTCCTCGCCTGTATGATTATAAAGCCAGTATATATGCGGAAGCATATCGCCTGCACGCAATATCTGAACAGATACATACCATGTAAATCCATCAGTGTTAGCCGGAATAAATTGGTCATCGGGTAAATTCTTACAGAATTTAAAAAAGTGGGTCATCATTGGAATAACTCTTGAATCGGACGTGTGTTCATAATGGCTTCTAATCGCATCCAGCATAACCATGTGGGGCCAAAGATCACATATTTTTTGTCCATTCTTACCAATAATACACTTATGATATTTTGCACCAAAATATCCGTCTTCATCTTGACTTGCAATTACAGCATCAATCCATTTTTTTGCTTCAGAAAACAGACGTTTATCTCCGGTCAATACGGCTAAATCATAAAACCCGCGTAACCAGTAAGGTTGTTCCTCCCAACCTTCTTTATTACCGCCAAACCAACCGTTATCTGATTTTAAAAAATCACTTAATTCTGACAAACGGCCGGTCATTCCATTTATCATCAGGTCAAGCTGGTGTTTCAGCCACCCTTTTGGTTTAATACTGCCAAGTGGAAGTTTTGCGAAAGGATTAGGTAGAAGCGGAGAGCGGTTAAATAAATAATGTTTACTTTTTTCTTTTGATATTTCAGGTTTTTCTACAGAAGTAATTTTTATAGCATTTTTCATATGTTTTTTCAACGACTAAACAGATTATAATGTTTTCCCTTCCAAAAATCAAGATTTTTTTATAAACAAAAGAAGCAATCTCAATAAATAAGATTGTTTCTGAGAAATTTCATTAAGCAACTACATCATTGGACTAAACTGTGTAATAGTGTCGTTGAGTCGTTGAGTGCAAAGAGTTTTAGTGTTTTAGAGTTATAGAGTTTAAACCCTATAACCCTACAACCCAATAACGATATAACTCTTCTCTCATTTCACTAATCCAACTTTCCCTGTCTTCTTGTTACCGGCAGCGTCTTCTATCTTGTATATATATACTCCTTTGCCTACCTTGTCACCATTGTCATTCTTGCCATCCCACTCAAGCCAGCCAAGATTACCATAATCTGTCTCTTTTAACTCTCTTATTATATCGCCTGTCACAGTATATAACTTCACTATACTGTTTATAGGTAAATTGCTTATCTTCAATTTACCATTAACTGCTGTTGCAGGATTATATGGGCTTGGATATACTTTTATATTATTTAAATCTACTGTCACATAACTGCCTAATATCCGGTATGTTGAAAAGTGTGTTACTGTTGCTGTTACTGTATTGTTTACTTTGTCTACTTTCTGCACTCCCGTAACTAACTCCCAATCTGTTCCTGTCCAATAGTAAATTCTAAGTCCGTCTTCGTTTAATGTCCCTATGTCCGATGATGTATATGGTATCGTTATGTTCACTGCTCTTGTGAATGTCTGGTTCTCTAATACAGGCGCACTATTGTTAAATGTCAGCTCGCCAAAATCATAACAGATAGGATTCACCGTGTTAGCATATTTCATTGTGTCTCGGACCACAGGCGCTGCACTTGTCCTTATTGACGCTAAATATTTATTAACTGATAAGACTCCTGTCGGTATCAGTATCTTTAATCCGTTAGCGCCTCGTATTGTTCCACCTTGATAGCCTACTGACTTGCCAACATACATATCACTGAAATTTATTATCACAGGGGCAGTGGTATCACCGGTCAACTCTACTGTATTTATATCACTTCGGAACGGGATTGATACTTCCTTCTCACCTGCATCTGCCTCGGTTAATAATGTATCTACCGTATCCAGGACACTACTTTTACTGTTCTTTGTTGTAAGTGTTATTGTGCCTGTGTAGTCAGTCGCTATGCTGTTCTCATCTACATTATATACCTGCACTTTAAACTTCAAACTCGCTGATGATGATGCACCTACCTTGGTTGTTGTTGTTCCGTCATCGTAGTAATATGTGTATATTATATGTTTTATGTTGTTGTTGTATGTCTTAAAACTGGATTGTTCTGATTCTGCAAGATTGTTAGATGCATCTTTGCTGTAAACCTTATAATAATAGGTCTTTCCTTTTAGTAACCCGCTAATGGAAACACTATGTAACCTAGTCATTGTGGTATCTAATGTCGTTGTACTGCCCATCGTTGTTGTTTGTCCATATGCTAATTGCGAATCTGAGTTCTCATCGGTATTCCAGGTTATCACTGCTCCATTTTGTGTTACTCCGACTTTCACATTGCTTATTACTGGCGGATTAGGATCATTAAGAATTGTTGCAAAACTATAATCAACTGTCGTTGTAGGATTACCGTTCATATCTACGGACACCATCCGGTAATGATAGGTTGTGTTCTCAGCAAGCCCGCTTAGTGTAACACTGTGGTTATATACTCCTCCGGTATCGGTTATAGCGGTAACACTGCCATAACTTGTTGTTAAGCCGTACTCTACTCTACTGTTAGATAACTCATTTGTTGTCCAGGTTATCACTATTGAATTCCCTGTTATACTTATTGTCCCCGGAGTACTAACTACTGGCGGTGTCGTATCAGAACTCAGTCTTATTATCTTAATGTAATTTAAATTACCGCAATGGTCGGCTGCTCCTGATTCCATGACCAGCTTCATTATTTGGTTGCCTGCGGTAAGTACCATATCAGACGAAACTTCTATATCTGTCCAGGTCTGCCAGCCACCGGTATTTGGTACATTTACTGATGCTGTTGTCCTATATGGAACTAAATTGTGCGAACCAAATTCAAGATGTACAGGACCACCGGCACTCCCGGCTGCTCCTCTTAGGATTATCCTGTATTCAGCAGTCTCGCTCACATTTATACTGTATTCTAACCATTCGCTTGGAATTGTATATTCTACATCGTAGCCGCCTCCGATATCTGTACAATTCTCGATATCTACCGCCTCGTTTGTCCGGTATTTATTGGGGATGTTGCTGGGAGTTGTATCATTGTATGCCTCTCCCTGTCCGCCTGTATCGAAATTCTCTAACTCTATTGTTGTTGTGTTTGCTCCTATCTGCCAGGGGTTACCATTGTTTCCAAATGACATCTGGCCGGTTACTGTTATTGAAAAAGTAGCATTTGAACTGTCGGTAGTCCCTCCAACTATCTCTACTAACCTTATTAAACAATTACTACTCGCACTGCTCGGTAATGTTACGACTTCATTACCATCATTAACTGTGTTGGCTACTAATGTACTCCAATTAGTTCCGCCATCTACAGATATCTGGAGCATTACATTCCCTACTCCACCGGCACTCGTC
This genomic window contains:
- a CDS encoding glycoside hydrolase family 127 protein — its product is MKNAIKITSVEKPEISKEKSKHYLFNRSPLLPNPFAKLPLGSIKPKGWLKHQLDLMINGMTGRLSELSDFLKSDNGWFGGNKEGWEEQPYWLRGFYDLAVLTGDKRLFSEAKKWIDAVIASQDEDGYFGAKYHKCIIGKNGQKICDLWPHMVMLDAIRSHYEHTSDSRVIPMMTHFFKFCKNLPDDQFIPANTDGFTWYVSVQILRAGDMLPHIYWLYNHTGEEWLLDLATRFYRQIEPPTDEWLEHHVVHFTQRFRYSGNYYVQSKYPYHLAQTDYWYDQHMGTWGQQPRGIFGADEKIRHGYTDPRQAFETCAMVEFNKSFYILGRITGEAKYADRCEDITLNHFPASQTKDLKALHYLTASNQPQLDKYEKHDYTNKVRMITYSPDNRYRCCQHNVAMGWPWYVQNLWQATSDSGLAAWLYASNEVTAKVGENGTKVIFNVETDYPFDGAVKMVFKSSKPVSFPLYLRIPGWCHKFKVNINNRPLKVTSKPGTYLRVERTWKNGDVVSLKMLMETSLTTWPRTGSITVNHGPLSYSLKIEERWQKCGGTKKWPEWEVLPVTPWNYGLVVDTNNPSADLHIIKKKKIPNQPWTIENSPIEIKANGKIISDWGLKNETVQSLQPGPIKSDKPKEKITLIPLGCARLRISCFPVIGEGPCARDWKK